Proteins co-encoded in one Haloarcula pelagica genomic window:
- a CDS encoding universal stress protein: protein MYHVLLPVDSSEERASAQTAATLALPEPAEFVKATVVHVFGSEEMAEKTTVEQTTAGKRMVEDLRDAGVEVETISAHGDPDERIVTVAEDEAADMIVMGGRKRSPLGALVFGSVSQSVILDSERPVAVTGAGHSA from the coding sequence ATGTACCACGTCTTGCTCCCGGTCGACAGCAGCGAGGAGCGCGCCTCGGCACAGACGGCGGCGACGCTCGCGCTACCGGAGCCAGCCGAGTTCGTGAAAGCGACGGTCGTCCACGTCTTCGGCAGCGAGGAGATGGCCGAAAAGACCACTGTCGAGCAGACGACTGCGGGCAAGCGGATGGTCGAGGACCTCCGGGACGCCGGCGTCGAGGTCGAGACGATATCGGCCCACGGCGACCCCGACGAGCGGATCGTCACCGTCGCCGAGGACGAGGCGGCCGACATGATCGTGATGGGCGGTCGCAAGCGGTCGCCGCTTGGCGCGCTGGTGTTCGGCAGCGTCAGCCAGTCGGTCATCCTCGACTCCGAGCGGCCGGTCGCGGTCACCGGCGCCGGACACAGCGCCTGA